The window TCGAACGGGTCCACCTCGAGCCAGCGGACGTGGTGGGTGTGGGGCCGCGGCGGGAAGTACCACTCCTCGGCGGAGGGAAGGTCGACGATCCCCTCGAGGTGGGTCCAGGAGTCGCCGCCGTCCGCGCTGCGGTAGACGCGGCTGGGTTCGGTCCCGGCGTAGACGACGTCGGGGTCGTGCGGGCTCACGGCCAGCGACATCACGGCGTCGCTGACGAAATCGGCCCCAGTCTCGAGGCGTTCGAAGGTGTCGCCGCCGTCCGTGCTCCGGTGGAGGCCGTCGCTGAAGGTACCGACGAAGACCCGCTCCGGTGCGTCCGCCGACGCGGCGACACACTCGAGCGTGTGGCCCTCGAGGCGCGTCACGGTCGTCCAGTCGCTCGGAACGGGGTCGTGATCCCCGACGGCACGACAGACGAGCAGGCGGTCCCGAAGTGCTGCGTACGCTGTCGCCATGGTCGACGTACGTGGCCCTCGTACAAACGAGGTGTGCTGGCGGCGACCCCCCGTGGCTCTCGGCAACCCGCCGACTCGACAGCCGGCGTGCAGTGCGTGCTAGCCCTGTCACCCTCTGCCGTTCCGGCAGGAGGGAGCTCTCTTATCTCCGAGCGCCTGCTCCCCTCTGGGGGACCAGCCATGCCACAAGCACACCGACTCGACTGCGAGACGGAAGCCGCCGACTGTCGATTCATCGTCCAATCGGAGGACGAATCCGAGGCCATCGAACTGGCGAGAAACCACATGAAGGAGGTGCACGGCCAGGAGCTCACCGACGACGACCTCCGACACGAGCACATGGAGACCGTCTGATCGGCGGGAACCGACCCCAATTCGTTCTTCGCGACGGGACCGTCCGGCTCGAGCGACTGAATAGTTATATCCGCGCTGGGAGTAGTCCCCCTATGTGCCCTGCTATCAAGAGCCGTGTCTCTACAGGGTCGGCTATCGACGACGTCGCGTACCTCGTCCGTTCGGAGCATCGGGTCCCGATTCTCGTCGCACTCGCGGCCCGGCCGCGGAGTCGGGCGGACCTGCGCGAACTGACCGGCGCCTCGTCGTCGACGGTCCGGCGCACGCTCCGCGCGTTCGAGGATCGTACCTGGATTCGGAGAACCGGGAACCGCTACGAGGCGACGCAACTGGGGACGCTCGTCGCGACTGCGATGGAGGAACTGATCGACCGCCTCGAGACGGAACGGGCGCTCCGCGACGTCTGGCATCTGCTCCCGGACGAGGAACGGGGGTTCACGATCGAGATGTGTGCCGACGCGACGGTAACCGTCGCCGAGCCGACCGATCCCTACGCACCGGTGAACCGGTTCGAGTCGCTGCTCCAGGAGACGTCGGCGTTCCGGTTCGTCGGCTCCGACCTCGCCCTGTTCGAGCCGTGCAAGGACGTCTTTCGCCGCCGGATCGTCGGCGGGATGGAGACGGAGGTCGTCGATCCGCCGGACGTGGCCAGGTACATCCTCGAGACCTACCCCGACTACTG of the Halobiforma lacisalsi AJ5 genome contains:
- a CDS encoding DUF1059 domain-containing protein, whose amino-acid sequence is MPQAHRLDCETEAADCRFIVQSEDESEAIELARNHMKEVHGQELTDDDLRHEHMETV
- a CDS encoding helix-turn-helix transcriptional regulator, which produces MCPAIKSRVSTGSAIDDVAYLVRSEHRVPILVALAARPRSRADLRELTGASSSTVRRTLRAFEDRTWIRRTGNRYEATQLGTLVATAMEELIDRLETERALRDVWHLLPDEERGFTIEMCADATVTVAEPTDPYAPVNRFESLLQETSAFRFVGSDLALFEPCKDVFRRRIVGGMETEVVDPPDVARYILETYPDYCSALFESGNLTLLVHDELPPYGIGIFDDRIAVGCYERTSGTVRVLLDTDDPAAREWAESVYGAARREARPLMAEPAK